A portion of the candidate division KSB1 bacterium genome contains these proteins:
- a CDS encoding DUF5009 domain-containing protein has translation MEQPPTRRLVSLDAFRGLTIIFMILVNNPGSWRYVLPPLRHAEWHGCTPTDLVFPFFLFIMGVAMAFSFARRLESAGKLTPLYLQVLKRTALLLFLGWFLNVFPEFNFAQMRLPGVLQRIGLCYFFASLVVLHVGKRGQVVTILLLLLGYWALMVLVPFPGRGADPWALGSNLAQYVDNVLLKGHMWKPDFDPEGFLSTIPAIATTLLGYRTGQWLRSERTPMEKVSGMFVVANLFLVAALIWKTWMPLNKQLWTSSYVLHTAGLALHFLAMSYWAIDIKGWRRGLQPTIVYGSNAILAYFGSSLLAKLLYYWQFAMADGTRQSVKGLIYNKVLVPVAGNWGGSLLYPVLHILLWAGILTILYRRKIFIKL, from the coding sequence ATGGAGCAACCCCCAACAAGGCGACTGGTTTCCCTGGATGCCTTTCGCGGCCTGACCATCATCTTTATGATTCTCGTCAACAACCCAGGTAGCTGGCGCTATGTGCTGCCGCCGCTGCGGCATGCGGAATGGCATGGCTGTACGCCGACTGACCTCGTCTTCCCCTTTTTCCTGTTCATCATGGGCGTGGCGATGGCTTTTTCATTCGCGCGCAGACTGGAATCTGCTGGCAAGCTGACCCCCTTGTACCTCCAGGTGCTCAAGCGGACCGCCCTCCTATTGTTTCTTGGGTGGTTCCTCAATGTGTTCCCGGAGTTCAACTTTGCGCAGATGCGCCTCCCTGGTGTGTTGCAGCGCATCGGGCTGTGCTACTTTTTCGCCTCTTTGGTGGTGCTGCACGTGGGCAAGCGAGGGCAGGTCGTGACTATCCTCCTCTTGCTCCTGGGCTACTGGGCCCTCATGGTGTTGGTGCCTTTTCCTGGGCGTGGTGCTGACCCGTGGGCATTGGGCAGCAATCTGGCCCAGTACGTGGATAACGTGCTCCTAAAAGGACACATGTGGAAGCCGGACTTTGATCCGGAAGGATTTCTCAGCACAATTCCGGCCATAGCCACTACGTTGCTGGGTTACCGCACCGGCCAGTGGCTGCGCAGCGAGCGGACGCCGATGGAAAAGGTGAGCGGTATGTTTGTGGTGGCCAACCTGTTCCTGGTGGCCGCCCTGATCTGGAAGACCTGGATGCCGCTGAACAAGCAGCTCTGGACGAGCAGCTACGTGCTGCACACCGCCGGCCTGGCGCTGCATTTCCTGGCCATGAGCTATTGGGCAATCGACATCAAGGGGTGGCGCCGTGGACTGCAGCCGACGATCGTCTATGGCAGTAATGCCATCCTCGCGTACTTTGGTTCTTCGCTCCTGGCCAAGTTGCTCTACTATTGGCAGTTTGCTATGGCTGATGGTACGCGGCAGTCCGTCAAGGGCCTCATTTACAATAAGGTCCTCGTACCGGTGGCAGGCAATTGGGGTGGCTCGTTGCTCTACCCCGTTCTCCATATTCTCTTGTGGGCGGGGATTTTGACCATTCTGTATCGGAGGAAGATCTTTATCAAGTTGTGA